A single genomic interval of Amycolatopsis albispora harbors:
- the coaA gene encoding type I pantothenate kinase, producing the protein MPRVRELSPYVELHRDQWRELRRSTPLPLTAEELLRLRGLGEQVDLAEVAEVYLPLSRLINLQVAARQRLYEATTTFLGEDCRGTKVPFVIGIAGSVAVGKSTTARILRTLLARWPDHPRVDLVTTDGFLYPRVELMRRGIMHRKGFPESYDRRALLRFVTEVKSGAERVSAPVYSHLAYDILPGEEQVVEQPDILILEGLNVLQPGPRLTVSDLFDFSIYVDAHTDDIERWYVERFLKLRHTAFADPASHFHHFAGLPDDEARAEARHLWHTINEPNLIDNIKPTRPRATLVLRKDADHSINRVRLRKL; encoded by the coding sequence ATGCCACGGGTTCGTGAGCTCAGCCCCTATGTGGAGCTACACCGCGATCAGTGGCGGGAGCTGCGCAGATCCACTCCGCTGCCGCTGACCGCGGAGGAACTGCTGCGCCTGCGCGGGCTCGGCGAGCAGGTCGACCTGGCCGAGGTGGCGGAGGTCTACCTGCCGCTGTCCCGGCTGATCAACCTGCAGGTCGCCGCCCGGCAGCGGCTCTACGAGGCGACCACCACGTTCCTCGGCGAGGACTGCCGCGGGACGAAGGTGCCGTTCGTGATCGGCATCGCGGGCAGCGTGGCGGTCGGCAAGTCGACCACCGCGCGCATCCTGCGCACCCTGCTCGCCCGGTGGCCGGACCACCCGCGCGTGGACCTGGTCACCACCGACGGGTTCCTCTACCCGCGCGTGGAGTTGATGCGGCGCGGCATCATGCACCGCAAGGGCTTCCCGGAGAGCTACGACCGGCGGGCGCTGCTGCGTTTTGTCACCGAGGTCAAGTCGGGGGCCGAGCGGGTCAGCGCGCCGGTGTACTCGCACCTGGCGTACGACATCCTGCCCGGCGAGGAGCAGGTGGTGGAGCAGCCGGACATCCTCATCCTCGAGGGCCTGAACGTCCTCCAGCCCGGCCCGCGGCTGACGGTTTCGGACCTGTTCGACTTCTCCATCTACGTGGACGCGCACACCGACGACATCGAGCGCTGGTACGTGGAGCGCTTCCTGAAGCTGCGGCACACCGCGTTTGCCGACCCGGCTTCGCACTTCCACCACTTCGCGGGCCTCCCAGACGACGAAGCCCGCGCCGAAGCCCGGCACCTGTGGCACACCATCAACGAGCCCAACCTCATCGACAACATCAAACCCACCCGCCCCAGAGCGACACTGGTGCTACGCAAGGACGCGGACCACTCGATCAACCGAGTACGCCTGCGAAAGCTGTAG
- a CDS encoding macro domain-containing protein: MTAHPGTRTGRQSSPVSSTAGKPELVLCAVDEPLARAWRHVVDTVDGPVRVHRGSVLDVPAQAVVSPANSHGWMRGGVDAVYSQAFPEVEQNVRSAVLAYHGGELPIGEALVVPTGEPSPAWLISAPTMREPGEPLPPDTVHPFLAARAVFRLWRDGQFEHGGEIRDGVETIAMPGLGTGVGGVAPDTCARQVAAAWSEVFPSSDAGS, encoded by the coding sequence GTGACCGCACATCCGGGCACACGCACCGGCCGTCAGAGTTCGCCAGTCAGTTCCACCGCGGGCAAACCCGAACTGGTGTTGTGTGCCGTCGACGAACCGCTCGCCCGTGCCTGGCGGCACGTGGTGGACACAGTGGACGGTCCGGTCCGGGTGCACCGGGGCTCGGTGCTCGACGTGCCGGCCCAGGCCGTGGTCAGCCCGGCGAACTCGCACGGCTGGATGCGCGGCGGCGTCGACGCGGTCTATTCGCAGGCCTTTCCCGAGGTGGAGCAGAACGTGCGCAGCGCGGTGCTCGCCTACCACGGTGGTGAGCTGCCGATCGGCGAGGCGCTGGTGGTGCCGACGGGTGAGCCGTCCCCGGCGTGGCTGATCAGCGCGCCGACCATGCGGGAGCCCGGCGAGCCACTGCCGCCGGACACCGTGCACCCGTTCCTGGCCGCGCGCGCGGTGTTCCGGCTGTGGCGTGACGGGCAGTTCGAACACGGCGGCGAGATCCGCGACGGCGTGGAGACGATCGCGATGCCCGGGCTCGGCACCGGTGTCGGCGGAGTGGCCCCCGACACGTGCGCCCGGCAGGTGGCGGCGGCGTGGTCCGAGGTCTTCCCCAGCTCAGACGCGGGTTCGTAA